From a single Sander vitreus isolate 19-12246 chromosome 4, sanVit1, whole genome shotgun sequence genomic region:
- the lrrc38b gene encoding leucine rich repeat containing 38b gives MLPCVCWLQRILILLSSVLWTRGENCPATCMCPDPHTVDCSGRGLTRLPNEIPLDVRRLLLADNLIPRIPSDFLVLYSDLVYLDLRNNSLSHIEPGTLSTSSRLVFLDLGSNNLTEIPKGTFGESRSLIKLRLGNNPYLSLVNEDAFLGLTSLRELELERNALSTLHVGALSQLPSLRAVRLEGNPWVCNCNFASLFAWLMENSHKLPNGVEGMECSIPMDGRRVSLTQLSKDSFRECQATLTLTDLLIIIFSGISVSVVAIMTSFFLASTVHCFQRWSKGTKGDEEESEE, from the exons ATGTTGCCATGCGTCTGCTGGCTCCAACGTATCCTCATCTTGCTGTCCTCTGTCTTATGGACCCGGGGGGAAAACTGCCCAGCAACCTGCATGTGCCCAGATCCTCATACTGTGGACTGCAGTGGCCGCGGGCTAACCCGTCTACCCAATGAGATCCCCTTGGATGTGCGCAGGCTTTTGCTGGCTGACAACTTGATACCCCGCATCCCCTCTGACTTCCTGGTTCTGTACAGTGACTTGGTCTACCTGGACCTCCGGAACAACTCCCTCTCCCACATAGAACCGGGGACTCTCAGCACCTCTTCCAGGCTGGTCTTCTTGGACCTAGGCAGCAACAATCTGACTGAAATCCCTAAGGGGACTTTTGGGGAGTCTCGGAGCCTGATCAAACTACGGCTGGGCAACAACCCATATCTGAGCTTGGTGAATGAGGATGCCTTCCTTGGCCTCACGTCTCTGAGAGAACTGGAACTGGAGCGTAATGCACTGTCTACTCTACATGTGGGGGCACTGAGTCAGTTGCCCTCCCTGCGGGCAGTGAGGCTAGAGGGCAACCCCTGGGTTTGCAACTGCAACTTTGCCAGCCTGTTCGCATGGCTGATGGAGAACAGCCACAAGCTTCCAAACG GGGTGGAAGGCATGGAGTGCTCCATCCCGATGGACGGCAGACGTGTGTCCCTGACCCAGCTCTCCAAGGACAGTTTCCGTGAGTGCCAGGCCACCCTGACTCTAACAGACCTGCTCATCATCATTTTTTCTGGCATCTCAGTGTCTGTGGTGGCCATCATGACAAGCTTCTTCCTGGCTTCAACTGTTCATTGCTTCCAGCGCTGGAGTAAAGGCACCAagggggatgaggaggagagtgagGAGTGA